One part of the Lotus japonicus ecotype B-129 chromosome 2, LjGifu_v1.2 genome encodes these proteins:
- the LOC130736712 gene encoding uncharacterized protein LOC130736712, with amino-acid sequence MGTGRVIHDDKGQWCVGFVGFEVGGNALVAEGMALHDGLQLAWDSGYQKLVCELESIEILRLVAHLDSIHVFPVVTEIRDMLKRNWEVSLRRIPRGCNGVADFMAKYIAWSDR; translated from the coding sequence ATGGGTACTGGCAGGGTAATTCACGATGATAAGGGGCAGTGGTGTGTCGGTTTTGTAGGGTTTGAGGTTGGGGGTAATGCTCTAGTGGCGGAGGGTATGGCGTTGCATGACGGCTTGCAACTTGCGTGGGATTCTGGTTACCAGAAGTTGGTCTGTGAGTTGGAGTCTATTGAGATTTTGAGGTTGGTGGCGCACCTGGACTCTATCCATGTATTCCCGGTGGTGACGGAAATTAGGGACATGTTAAAAAGGAATTGGGAGGTATCTTTACGGCGTATTCCTCGGGGTTGCAATGGAGTAGCTGATTTTATGGCCAAGTACATTGCTTGGTCAGATAGGTAG
- the LOC130738503 gene encoding extradiol ring-cleavage dioxygenase-like, whose translation MALKDTFYISHGSPTLSIDESLVARKFLQSWKKEVFPPRPTSILVISGHWDTAVPTVNVVDSTNDTIYDFYGFPKPMYQLKYPAPGAPHLAKRVKELLKEGGFSRVDEDKKRGLDHGAWVPLLLMYPEADIPVCQLSVQSNLDGTHHYNIGKALAPLKDEGVLIVGSGSAVHNLRALERHATVAAPWAVEFDNWLKEALLEGRYEDVNHYEQKAPHAKKAHPWPDHFYPLHVAIGAAGENSKAKLIHSSIDLGSLSYASYQFTSDVI comes from the exons ATGGCGTTAAAGGACACGTTTTACATATCCCATGGATCACCCACTTTGTCCATAGACGAGTCCCTTGTGGCTAGGAAGTTCCTCCAATCGTGGAAGAAGGAGGTGTTTCCGCCGAGACCCACTTCCATTCTTGTCATCTCCGGCCATTGGGACACCGCTGTCCCCACCGTTAACGTTGTTGATTCCACCAACGACACCATCTATGACTTCTATGGCTTCCCCAAACCCATGTACCAG CTTAAATATCCAGCACCTGGAGCTCCTCATTTGGCAAAGAGGGTGAAGGAGCTACTGAAAGAAGGTGGTTTCAGCCGCGTCGATGAAGATAAAAAACGCGGCCTCGACCACGGTGCTTGGGTTCCACTCCTTTTGATGTATCCAGAAGCTGACATCCCAGTTTGTCAGCTATCTGTTCAATCTAACCTGGATGGGACTCATCATTATAACATAGGAAAGGCACTGGCCCCTCTTAAAGATGAAGGTGTACTTATAGTGGGTTCTGGAAGTGCAGTTCACAACTTGAGAGCACTCGAGCGCCACGCCACTGTTGCGGCGCCCTGGGCTGTAGAGTTTGATAATTGGCTGAAAGAAGCTCTTCTTGAAGGAAG ATATGAAGATGTGAATCACTATGAACAAAAAGCACCACATGCAAAAAAGGCTCATCCTTGGCCGGATCACTTTTACCCACTGCATGTTGCTATTGGTGCTGCTGGTGAAAATTCAAAGGCCAAACTCATCCATAGCAGCATTGACTTGGGAAGTCTCTCTTATGCCTCTTACCAGTTTACATCAGATGTCATCTAA
- the LOC130738504 gene encoding uncharacterized protein LOC130738504 gives MSAIPKRSHEETDHPSSKNPHQDSGTYSKLGSSLSSDHPIPNDAGQDSRVAKTPSAEARDTDKKSIHSVNQMPLSSDHPIGTQNKIESSDLKGNRDLQFENRDTEKKELHGESRGDSHTAKSEKDVCVEGQGNDNNKDIRYDRDNHNDTKNATKTEKYGSDLLSSPSNRKESKKHKGKRHFDSPSGRLDSGHTSRGNTPAEVGKKNSTAEERDYSEAGEAVEKNKIDSKSEDGFKDRERKDVKHRDWGDKEKERSDRRNSSQVNNSNRDSKESPNEDRGAEKLERERKYPPKEKENSKQREKAHTKRALWNEMEKEVSNNEKELGDGKTSEQETLLPDQKKQKVADSSKNVDGEGRESRKERDADIEGDQPDKHIKFDKKSEDGCADGEETEEKEREVHNYNVQRRKRIQRSRGSPQVANREARFASDAQDNEDSGISGKAEVSFVVYRVGESMQELIKLWKEYESSQSQMEDNGESTNNCPTLEIRIPAQNVTATNRQVRGGQLWGTDVYTYDSDLVAVLMHTGYCRPTASPPPAAIQEFHTTIRVLPPQDCYISTLRNSVRSRAWGAAIGCSYRVERCCIVKKGGGTIDLEPSLVYTSTIEPTFALVSAERKVTTRAAASNALQQQKFVKEVTIQYNLCNEPWIKYSISTVADKGFKKPLYSSTRLKKGEVLYLETHSCRYELCFTGEKLVKAMPATQLHSTNGNKADSDHVTFDAFRWARCKKPLPQEVMCTVGIPLPLEYVEVLEENLDWEDVQWSKTGVWIAGKEYTLARVHFLSMN, from the exons ATGAGTGCTATACCTAAGAGATCACATGAAGAGACTGATCATCCGTCTTCAAAGAACCCACATCAAGATTCAGGCACATACTCGAAGCTGGGTTCATCCCTTTCAAGTGACCACCCTATTCCTAATGATGCAGGTCAGGATTCCCGGGTGGCAAAGACACCTAGTGCCGAAGCTCGTGACACAGACAAAAAATCTATTCATTCAGTTAATCAGATGCCATTATCTTCAGATCATCCAATTGGAACTCAGAACAAGATAGAATCAAGTGATTTAAAGGGCAATAGAGATCTCCAGTTTGAAAACCGTGATACAGAGAAGAAGGAGTTGCATGGTGAATCAAGGGGCGATTCTCATACTGCTAAGAGTGAGAAGGATGTATGTGTTGAAGGTCAAGGAAATGACAATAACAAGGATATAAGATATGACCGGGATAATCACAATGATACGAAAAATGCAACTAAGACTGAGAAGTATGGCTCTGATTTGTTAAGCAGCCCCTCGAATAGGAAAGAATCAAAAAAGCATAAGGGAAAAAGACATTTTGATTCCCCTAGTGGTAGGTTGGATTCTGGTCATACTTCACGTGGAAATACACCAGCAGaagttggaaagaaaaattcAACAGCAGAGGAAAGGGACTATTCGGAAGCTGGTGAGGCTgttgagaaaaacaaaattgattctaaaagtGAAGATGGATTTAAAGATAGAGAAAGAAAGGATGTGAAGCATCGGGATTGGGGGGACAAGGAAAAAGAGAGAAGTGACCGTAGAAACAGTTCACAAGTTAACAATAGCAATCGTGACAGCAAAGAATCCCCCAATGAAGATAGAGGTGCAGAAAAGTtggagagggagaggaaatATCCtccaaaagagaaagaaaattcaAAACAGAGGGAAAAAGCTCACACCAAGAGGGCGTTGTGGAATGAAATGGAGAAGGAGGTTTCAAATAATGAGAAAGAACTTGGTGATGGGAAAACTTCTGAGCAGGAAACTTTATTACCagatcagaagaaacaaaaagTTGCTGACAGCTCGAAAAATGTTGATGGAGAAGGTAGAGAGAGTAGGAAAGAAAGGGATGCTGATATAGAAGGAGATCAGCCTGATAAGCACATTAAATTTGACAAGAAATCAGAAGATGGATGTGCTGATGGAGAGGAGACTGAAGAGAAGGAGAGAGAAGTCCATAATTATAATGTTCAGCGTCGCAAGAGGATACAGCGATCAAGGGGAAGTCCTCAGGTGGCCAATCGGGAGGCTCGTTTTGCATCCGATGCCCAAGACAATGAAGA TTCTGGTATTTCAGGTAAGGCAGAggtatcttttgttgtttatagAGTTGGTGAAAGCATGCAAGAGCTGATAAAGTTGTGGAAGGAATATGAATCATCTCAATCTCAAATGGAAGACAATGGTGAAAGCACTAACAATTGCCCAACTCTTGAAATTCGGATACCAGCACAGAATGTTACTGCTACGAACCGCCAA GTCAGAGGTGGCCAGCTATGGGGGACTGATGTGTACACTTATGATTCAGATCTTGTTGCTG TTCTCATGCATACAGGCTACTGTCGCCCAACAGCTTCTCCACCTCCCGCGGCCATACAAGAGTTTCACACAACTATTCGGGTGCTACCTCCGCAAGATT GCTATATTTCTACACTGAGAAACAGTGTGCGTTCACGTGCTTGGGGCGCTGCAATTGGTTGTAGTTACAGAGTTGAGCGGTGCTGCATTGTCAAG AAAGGAGGTGGAACTATTGATCTTGAACCTTCCCTTGTGTACACATCAACTATTGAGCCCACCTTTGCACTGGTGTCTGCTGAGCGGAAAGTGACTACCAGAGCTGCAGCTTCA AATGCATTGCAGCAACAGAAGTTTGTAAAAGAGGTCACAATACAGTACAACCTCTGCAATGAGCCTTG GATCAAGTATAGTATAAGCACTGTTGCTGACAAGGGTTTCAAGAAGCCACTCTATTCATCTACTCGTTTGAAGAAGGGAGAAGTTCTGTATCTGGAGACACACTCCTGCAG ATATGAGCTCTGTTTTACTGGAGAGAAACTGGTGAAAGCTATGCCAGCAACTCAGTTGCATTCAACTAATGGGAACAAAGCTGATTCTGATCATGTCACATTTGATGCATTTCGCTGGGCTCGATGTAAGAAGCCTCTACCGCAGGAAGTGATGTGCACGGTTGGTATCCCGCTGCCGCTTGAATATGTGGAG GTGCTAGAGGAAAACCTGGACTGGGAAGATGTGCAATGGTCAAAAACTGGTGTTTGGATTGCAGGAAAGGAATATACCCTTGCACGGGTGCATTTCTTGTCAATGAATTAG